From the Paraburkholderia sp. PREW-6R genome, one window contains:
- a CDS encoding MFS transporter produces MSDRSPDLAALPAAHRNLSGTARQRARIATMAVFFIAGMMYASWGVHVPTVRDRFHLNPAMLSLALFAVAGGSIGAMVANGSWIARVGTRRACLTGGLVMAACAALILVVPVYWMLLVVLACFGGGMATLDVAMNAEASAVEKALGRPIMSSLHGMFSLGGMFGAAAGGALLSRGMAPAAHLALAAAICTLVLLAACPAVLPYVSHDDQPDAATPRANRWRSPALWALGTMALVALIAEGAMYDWATVYMRDVVLATPALASAAYAAFSGGMAAARFAGDAVRARFGAPQLVMASAALACAGMVGALLLPNPVAALIGFTLMGLGLANMMPVLFAAAASVKGIHAAEGLAHVAGLAYFGLLLGPVIIGAVAQATNLPVGLSVVAICAAAIAIAGPKVLRHLKI; encoded by the coding sequence GTGTCAGATCGCTCACCCGACCTAGCCGCGCTTCCCGCCGCTCACCGCAACCTGTCAGGCACGGCACGCCAGCGCGCACGCATTGCCACCATGGCGGTGTTCTTCATCGCCGGCATGATGTACGCGTCCTGGGGAGTGCATGTGCCGACCGTCCGCGATCGCTTTCACCTGAATCCGGCGATGCTGTCGCTTGCGCTCTTCGCGGTGGCCGGCGGCTCGATTGGCGCGATGGTGGCGAATGGCTCGTGGATCGCGCGCGTCGGCACACGGCGCGCCTGCCTTACCGGCGGACTGGTGATGGCAGCGTGCGCTGCATTGATTCTGGTCGTGCCTGTTTATTGGATGCTGCTCGTCGTGCTGGCCTGTTTCGGCGGCGGGATGGCCACGCTTGACGTCGCGATGAACGCGGAAGCCAGTGCGGTCGAGAAAGCGCTCGGCAGGCCGATCATGTCGTCGCTGCATGGGATGTTCAGCCTAGGTGGGATGTTTGGCGCCGCAGCCGGCGGCGCGTTGCTCTCGCGCGGCATGGCGCCGGCTGCCCATCTCGCGCTGGCCGCAGCGATCTGCACGCTGGTGCTGCTCGCAGCCTGCCCCGCCGTGCTGCCTTACGTTTCGCACGACGATCAACCCGACGCTGCCACGCCACGCGCAAACCGCTGGCGCTCGCCCGCGCTGTGGGCGCTCGGCACGATGGCGCTGGTTGCGCTGATCGCTGAGGGCGCCATGTACGACTGGGCCACCGTCTACATGCGCGACGTCGTGCTGGCGACGCCGGCGCTAGCCAGCGCGGCGTACGCGGCGTTTTCCGGCGGGATGGCGGCGGCGCGTTTTGCCGGCGACGCAGTGCGGGCCCGCTTCGGCGCGCCGCAACTGGTGATGGCCAGTGCGGCGCTCGCGTGTGCGGGGATGGTGGGCGCACTGCTGCTGCCGAACCCGGTCGCCGCGCTGATCGGCTTCACGCTGATGGGACTCGGGCTTGCGAACATGATGCCGGTGCTGTTCGCCGCGGCGGCGAGTGTCAAAGGCATTCATGCTGCAGAGGGGCTCGCGCACGTGGCCGGGCTCGCATATTTCGGGCTGCTGCTTGGGCCGGTGATTATCGGCGCGGTCGCGCAGGCGACGAACCTGCCGGTCGGCCTTTCGGTGGTGGCGATCTGCGCGGCAGCCATTGCGATTGCCGGTCCCAAAGTGCTAAGGCATCTGAAGATCTGA
- a CDS encoding pyridoxamine 5'-phosphate oxidase family protein — protein sequence MNIPAHAPLHLLHTAAVGTLATHARQPEGFPYPSVLPFAPDAQHRPTILISRLAEHTHNLLADPHAGFLAVDAPDGDVLDGQRVTLLGTFEAIEPTPAVVRRYLRYHPEAERYLALGDFTFWSMRLSRLRYIGGFGAMGWLDGAELDPLTPLDDEEENTLVELFVSSSVIPAGVQLLGVDRYGADLKANGRRVRCVFDEPKTDSASLEAALRGCIASKAY from the coding sequence TTGAACATTCCCGCCCATGCTCCGCTTCACCTGCTGCACACGGCCGCTGTCGGCACGCTTGCGACGCACGCGCGCCAGCCGGAAGGGTTTCCTTACCCGTCCGTCCTGCCTTTCGCGCCGGACGCACAGCACCGCCCTACGATCCTGATCAGCCGTCTCGCCGAGCATACCCATAACCTGCTCGCCGATCCGCATGCCGGATTCCTCGCCGTCGACGCGCCCGACGGCGACGTGCTGGACGGCCAGCGCGTCACGCTGCTGGGGACATTCGAAGCAATCGAGCCGACGCCCGCCGTCGTGCGACGCTACTTGCGCTATCACCCGGAGGCCGAGCGTTATCTCGCGCTGGGCGACTTCACGTTCTGGTCGATGAGGCTCTCGCGCCTGCGCTATATCGGCGGATTCGGCGCAATGGGATGGCTCGATGGCGCGGAACTCGACCCGCTAACGCCACTAGACGACGAAGAGGAAAACACGCTCGTCGAGTTATTCGTTAGCAGTAGCGTGATACCCGCGGGCGTACAACTTCTCGGTGTCGACCGGTATGGCGCCGATCTGAAAGCCAACGGCCGACGTGTGCGTTGCGTCTTCGACGAACCCAAGACAGATTCCGCGAGCCTGGAGGCAGCGTTGAGAGGCTGTATCGCCAGCAAGGCCTATTAG
- a CDS encoding amidase, with protein sequence MQSDYLAHDALGLAELVRNREVSARELLDIAISRTEAVNPAINAIVLKDYDAARQRASRDDANRKSHATTAAQTDDAHGISAQSALAGVPFLIKDLGAPVAGLRMAMGSRHYRHFIPTQDAPVVTLAKAAGLNIFAKTSTSELGQMPYTEPEVFGPCRNPWNLDHTPGGSSGGAAAAVAAGIVPLAHASDGGGSIRIPASCCGLFGLKPSRGRVPRATPTAAPGELGIDHAVSRSVRDSALLLDLLSGNGGRPAGAPGTFLGAAREPCKPLNIAYVTEPMLAPSLSTDARAALDDAAQLASSLGHNIEPVTLGIDFAAVRHAFLTLWSVTAEQLVLNADRITGRKPLREEFEISTWAMAHVGRKLGERGLPAALEEQRRITEKLTDLLSRYDVILCATLAAPPIKIGEMHPSASERMQMRAVTAMPLEPLMKKLLTEASNKAFSWAGCTELFNLSGQPAMSVPLYWNARGLPVGVQFAARAGGEATLFRLAAQLEAARPWFDKRPPLMQARN encoded by the coding sequence GTGCAATCAGACTATCTCGCTCATGACGCGCTCGGCCTCGCCGAACTGGTCCGCAACCGTGAGGTCAGCGCGCGCGAACTGCTCGACATCGCGATCTCCCGCACCGAGGCTGTCAATCCCGCGATCAATGCGATCGTGCTGAAGGACTACGACGCCGCGCGTCAACGTGCATCGCGCGACGATGCCAATCGCAAGAGCCACGCAACGACCGCAGCGCAGACCGACGACGCCCACGGCATCAGCGCGCAATCCGCACTCGCCGGCGTGCCGTTTCTCATCAAGGATCTCGGCGCGCCGGTTGCCGGATTACGGATGGCCATGGGTAGCCGTCACTATCGCCATTTCATTCCCACGCAGGACGCGCCGGTCGTGACGCTCGCGAAAGCCGCAGGCCTGAACATCTTCGCCAAGACCAGCACGTCCGAGCTTGGGCAGATGCCTTATACCGAGCCCGAAGTGTTCGGTCCGTGCCGCAATCCGTGGAATCTCGATCACACGCCGGGCGGTTCGAGCGGCGGCGCCGCCGCAGCGGTCGCTGCAGGCATCGTGCCGCTCGCGCATGCATCGGACGGCGGCGGCTCGATCCGCATTCCGGCGTCGTGCTGCGGCCTGTTCGGCCTCAAACCCTCCCGCGGACGCGTGCCGCGCGCCACGCCCACGGCAGCGCCTGGCGAACTCGGCATCGATCACGCCGTCTCGCGCAGCGTGCGCGACAGCGCGTTGCTGCTCGATCTGCTCTCGGGCAATGGCGGGCGGCCGGCTGGCGCACCCGGCACTTTTCTCGGCGCGGCGCGCGAGCCGTGCAAGCCGCTGAACATCGCCTACGTGACCGAGCCGATGCTGGCGCCTTCGCTCTCCACCGACGCACGCGCCGCGCTCGACGACGCCGCGCAGCTCGCAAGTTCACTTGGTCATAACATCGAACCGGTGACACTCGGCATCGACTTCGCGGCGGTCCGTCACGCGTTCCTCACGCTGTGGTCCGTGACGGCGGAACAACTCGTATTGAACGCCGACCGTATTACCGGCCGCAAACCGTTGCGAGAGGAATTCGAGATTTCCACGTGGGCGATGGCGCATGTGGGACGCAAACTCGGAGAACGCGGGTTGCCGGCTGCGCTCGAAGAACAGCGGCGCATCACCGAAAAGCTCACCGACCTGCTGAGCCGCTACGACGTGATCCTGTGCGCCACGCTCGCCGCGCCGCCGATCAAGATCGGCGAAATGCATCCCAGCGCGTCGGAGCGTATGCAGATGCGCGCAGTCACCGCCATGCCGCTCGAACCGCTGATGAAAAAGCTGCTGACGGAGGCGTCCAACAAGGCGTTCTCGTGGGCGGGATGCACGGAGTTGTTCAACCTGAGCGGACAGCCTGCGATGTCGGTGCCGCTTTACTGGAATGCGCGCGGCTTGCCGGTCGGGGTGCAGTTTGCCGCTCGCGCGGGTGGCGAAGCGACACTTTTCCGGCTCGCCGCTCAACTCGAAGCCGCACGACCGTGGTTCGACAAGCGGCCGCCCCTGATGCAAGCGCGTAATTAG
- a CDS encoding nitronate monooxygenase, whose product MNQRTFVTPFAERFELRVPIVQAPMAGGATTPAMVAAVSNAGGLGFLAGAALSPEKIRSEVEAIRALTSRPFGVNLFVLEPAAPDDATVRRALEAIDSVRADLGLAAGQPLERYAPDFRAQLEMLVELRVPVVSFTFGLLSSDDVARFHAHGQYVIGTATHTAEGIAWRDVGADAIAAQGAEAGAHRGTFIGAFEDALVGAMALVPQLVDATGLPVLAAGGIMDGRGIVAALALGAQAAVMGTAFLTCEESAIPQVWKKRVRSMSDTSTTVTRAITGRHARGIRNPLMQRLGEAAEKIAPYPVQNALTQELRQTAARAGNGDYLSLWSGQGAPLGQKRAENLSAKELVAQLDAEWQTVVSRIAALRE is encoded by the coding sequence ATGAATCAACGCACTTTTGTGACGCCGTTTGCCGAGCGCTTCGAATTGCGCGTGCCGATCGTGCAGGCGCCTATGGCAGGCGGAGCGACCACGCCGGCGATGGTCGCGGCCGTATCGAACGCAGGCGGTCTTGGTTTTCTGGCGGGCGCGGCGCTTTCGCCCGAGAAGATCAGAAGCGAAGTCGAGGCGATTCGTGCGCTGACGTCGCGCCCATTCGGTGTCAACCTGTTCGTTCTCGAGCCGGCCGCGCCGGACGATGCAACGGTACGCCGCGCGCTTGAAGCGATCGACTCCGTACGCGCCGATCTCGGTCTTGCCGCGGGCCAGCCACTCGAACGCTACGCGCCGGATTTTCGCGCGCAACTGGAGATGCTCGTCGAATTACGCGTACCGGTGGTGAGCTTCACGTTCGGCCTGCTGTCGAGCGATGACGTCGCGCGGTTTCATGCTCATGGTCAATACGTGATCGGCACGGCCACCCATACCGCTGAAGGCATCGCGTGGCGCGACGTGGGCGCCGATGCCATCGCCGCGCAAGGCGCGGAAGCGGGCGCGCATCGTGGCACGTTCATCGGCGCATTCGAGGATGCGCTGGTTGGCGCAATGGCGCTCGTTCCCCAACTCGTCGACGCGACCGGCCTGCCTGTGCTCGCGGCGGGCGGCATCATGGACGGGCGCGGCATCGTCGCAGCGCTCGCACTCGGCGCGCAGGCGGCGGTGATGGGCACCGCCTTCCTCACCTGTGAAGAGAGCGCCATACCGCAGGTCTGGAAAAAGCGTGTACGTTCCATGTCAGACACTTCGACCACGGTCACGCGCGCCATCACCGGCCGTCATGCGCGAGGCATCCGCAACCCGCTGATGCAGCGTCTGGGCGAAGCGGCGGAGAAGATCGCGCCCTATCCCGTGCAGAATGCGTTGACGCAGGAATTGCGGCAAACGGCGGCGCGCGCTGGGAACGGCGATTATCTGTCGCTGTGGTCGGGCCAGGGAGCGCCGCTCGGCCAGAAGCGCGCAGAGAACTTGAGTGCCAAAGAACTCGTCGCGCAACTCGATGCGGAATGGCAAACGGTGGTGTCACGCATTGCCGCGCTGAGGGAGTGA
- a CDS encoding dienelactone hydrolase family protein, producing the protein MSITSRWIDIPAGDDSFGGYLALPKSGKGPAVIIIQEIFGVNSHIRSVADQYAQDGYIALAPDVFWRVQPRVELTYDGADRDKGIELMQKLKIDEAVADIGAAANALRAMPEVTGKVAAIGFCFGGRLAYLAAAQGTVDGAIAYYGGGIQNQLDEAARIKVPMQFHYGELDAHIPLSAVGQIQERFAGRTDAEFHIYANADHGFNCSDRASYNQHASALAHGRTLTFLGERL; encoded by the coding sequence ATGAGCATCACTTCCCGATGGATCGACATTCCTGCCGGCGACGACAGTTTCGGCGGCTATCTGGCGTTGCCCAAGAGCGGCAAAGGACCGGCCGTCATCATCATTCAGGAAATCTTCGGCGTGAACAGTCATATCCGCTCGGTCGCGGATCAATATGCGCAGGACGGCTACATCGCGCTCGCACCGGACGTCTTCTGGCGCGTTCAGCCGCGTGTCGAACTGACTTACGACGGCGCGGATCGGGACAAAGGCATCGAGCTGATGCAGAAGCTGAAGATCGACGAGGCCGTTGCCGACATTGGCGCAGCAGCAAACGCATTGCGCGCGATGCCCGAAGTCACGGGCAAGGTCGCGGCGATCGGCTTCTGCTTCGGCGGCCGTCTTGCGTATCTCGCGGCGGCTCAAGGAACGGTGGACGGCGCCATCGCTTACTACGGCGGCGGCATCCAGAACCAGCTCGACGAAGCCGCCAGAATCAAGGTGCCGATGCAATTCCATTACGGCGAACTCGACGCGCATATTCCACTGTCGGCAGTCGGTCAGATTCAGGAGCGCTTCGCGGGCCGCACCGACGCCGAGTTCCACATCTATGCCAACGCCGATCACGGCTTCAACTGTTCGGACCGCGCGTCGTACAACCAGCACGCATCCGCGCTGGCGCATGGCCGCACGCTGACCTTTCTCGGCGAACGCCTGTAA
- a CDS encoding branched-chain amino acid ABC transporter substrate-binding protein — translation MNIKIQKLLPISAAAMLFATLATSAAADTVVKIGHVAPLTGGIAHLGKDNENGARLAVEEINAKGLTIGGQKVTLQLDAQDDAADPRTATQVAQKLVDDKVVAVVGHLNSGTSIPASKIYSDAGIVQISPSATNPAYTQQGFKTTYRVVATDAQQGPALANYAAKGLKVKSVAIVDDSTAYGQGLANEFEKTAKSLGLNVMSHDATNDKAVDFRAILTKIKGENPDAIMYGGMDATGGPFAKQAKQLGLRAKVLAGDGVCTDKLSDLAGDATDNIVCSEAGMALEKMAGGAEFQAKYQKRFGQPIQIYAPFTYDAVYIIVDAMKRANSTDPAKILAAMPNTDYKGVIGETTFDSKGDLKHGVISLYNYKGGKKTLLDVVKM, via the coding sequence ATGAACATCAAGATTCAAAAGCTGTTGCCGATCAGCGCTGCGGCGATGCTGTTCGCGACGTTGGCAACTTCGGCCGCAGCCGACACGGTCGTCAAGATCGGTCACGTTGCACCGTTGACTGGCGGTATCGCTCACCTGGGTAAAGACAACGAAAACGGCGCGCGCCTGGCAGTTGAAGAAATCAACGCCAAGGGCTTGACGATCGGTGGCCAGAAGGTCACGCTGCAACTCGACGCACAGGACGACGCGGCCGACCCGCGTACGGCTACGCAGGTCGCGCAGAAGCTGGTCGACGACAAGGTCGTCGCAGTGGTTGGCCACCTGAACTCGGGCACGTCGATCCCGGCTTCGAAGATCTATAGCGATGCTGGCATCGTGCAGATCTCGCCGTCGGCAACGAACCCGGCCTACACGCAACAAGGTTTCAAGACCACCTACCGTGTGGTGGCAACGGACGCGCAACAGGGTCCCGCACTGGCTAACTACGCCGCCAAGGGTCTGAAAGTGAAGAGCGTCGCGATCGTCGACGACTCGACCGCTTACGGCCAGGGCCTCGCCAACGAATTCGAAAAGACTGCCAAGTCGCTGGGCCTGAACGTGATGTCGCATGACGCGACGAACGACAAGGCGGTGGACTTCCGCGCCATTCTGACGAAGATCAAGGGCGAAAACCCGGACGCGATCATGTACGGCGGCATGGACGCCACCGGCGGCCCGTTCGCGAAGCAAGCCAAGCAGCTCGGCCTGCGCGCGAAGGTGCTGGCAGGCGACGGCGTGTGTACCGACAAGCTGTCGGACCTGGCTGGCGACGCAACCGACAACATCGTCTGCTCGGAAGCCGGTATGGCGCTCGAAAAGATGGCTGGCGGCGCGGAATTCCAGGCCAAGTATCAGAAGCGTTTCGGTCAGCCGATCCAGATTTACGCACCGTTCACGTATGACGCGGTGTACATCATCGTCGACGCCATGAAGCGTGCGAACTCCACGGATCCGGCCAAGATTCTGGCTGCGATGCCGAACACCGACTACAAGGGTGTGATCGGTGAAACCACGTTCGACTCCAAGGGCGACCTGAAGCACGGCGTGATCTCGCTGTACAACTACAAGGGCGGCAAGAAGACGCTGCTCGACGTAGTGAAGATGTAA